A section of the Heterodontus francisci isolate sHetFra1 unplaced genomic scaffold, sHetFra1.hap1 HAP1_SCAFFOLD_456, whole genome shotgun sequence genome encodes:
- the LOC137366937 gene encoding histone H2A-like, which translates to MVEEKKKAAAKKGAKKAVSKGRQKAEKVEEGELLHRHLQSDEAATLRGATAWDGIITEQVKGSSRTRSSRAGLQFPVGRVHRLLRNGNYAERVGAGAPVYVAAVLEYLTAEIHELAGNAARDNKRSRIIPRHLQLAVRNDEELNKLLGGVTIAQGEVLPNIQAVLLPKNTSVQSSQKK; encoded by the exons atggttgaggagaagaagaaagcagctgccaagaagggcgccaagaaagctGTGAGTAAAGGGCggcaaaaggcggagaaagtcgaggaaggagagttactccatcgacATCTGcagagtgatgaagcag caactctccgcggtgcaacagcctgggatgggattattacagagcaggTTAAGGGCAGTTCCAGAACTc gctcatcacgggctggactgcagttcccagtgggccgtgttcacaggctcctgagaaatggcaactatgctgagcgtgtgggtgccggagccccggtctatgtggctgctgtgctcgagtatctgaccgctgaaatccacgagctggccggtaacgcggcccgggacaacaagaggagccgcatcatccccagacacctgcagctggccgtccgcaacgacgaggagctcaacaagctgctgggaggagtgaccatcgctcagggcgaggTGCTGCCTAATattcaggccgtgctgctgcccaagaataccagcgttcagagctcccagaaaaagtaa